TGCACCCCGGCGGACGGCCGTTCGGGATCGAGGTGGACCGGCTGGCGGAGGTGGAGTCGGTTCCCCTGGATGCCCTGGCCCCGGTGCCCGGGTCGGAGGAGCCGGGCGCCAGCCTGGTGGTGGCCATGTTCCGACGCACCGACGCGGCCGAGGACGTGGTGCTGGTCCTCCGGGCCGGCGCGCTCCTTCCGGAACCGGTGGTCAAGGAGGTGACCCATGAAGGGGTCTGACGTTCGGTGGTGGGCCGCGGGGGGCGTGTTGGGGGCGGTGTGCGCCGGGGCCGGGGCCGTGGTCGGGCCGTGGGCCGCCGTGGGGGCGCTGGTGGTGGGGGCCGGGATGGCCGCGCGGTGGAACCGTATCACCCGCGACGCGGTGGAGGAACGGGAGCGGGAGCTGGCCCGGGCCGCGGCCGATCCGGCGGCGGAGCGGCCGGCGTGGCTGGAGGACCTGGTGACCGAGCTGAACCGGACCCGGCAGGAGAAGGTCCGGGTCGAGACCGTGGCCGCGGCAGCCCAGGCCGAGGCGGCCGCGGCCCGCGAGGCGGGTGCGGCCGAGGCGGCCCGGCTCCGCAAGGCCGTGGCCGAGGTGCTCGGGCAGTTGGAGGAGTCCCTGGGCAACGGCGGGGAGGAGAACCCCTGCCACGCGCTCGACCCCATCCTGTCGGACCTGACGGCCCACGCGGAGGAGCAGCGGGCCAACGTGGAGCGGTCCGTGCAGACCCTGCAGGAGGTGCTGGCCGGCCTGGGGGACGCGGCCCGGCAGTGGGCCGACACGGCCCGGGCCCTGGAGACCTTTGCCTCGTGGTACCGGGAGGCGGGCCACGCCTTGCCCACCCTCGCCGCGGTGGCCGAGGTGCCGGCCGAGGCGCCCGCCCTGGAGGAGCTGGCCGAGTCCGTGGGGCCGGCCGTGGCGGGGCTGGAGGCCTGCGTGCAGCGGTTCGACCGGCTGCGGCAGAGGTGGGACGAGGCCCTGGCCGCGATCGGCGCCCTGGGGGAGCAGGTCCAGTCCGTCGGGTCGATCCTGAACGTGATCGAGGACGTGACGGAACAGACCAACCTCCTGGCCCTGAACGCGGCGATCCTGGCGGCCCAGGCCGGGGAGCATGGCCGCGGGTTCGCGGTGGTGGCCGACGAGATCCGAGACCTGGCCGAGCGCACGGCCGAGTCCACCAAGGAGATCGGAAGCCTGATCGAGGCCATCCAGACCGGCTCGGCCCGGGCCGTGGCCCTGCTCGACGACGAGCGGGGAGCCCTCCACGAGGGGGTGGGGGCCCTGGAACGGGCGGTCGCCAGGACCCAAGGGTGGGCCGAGGCCGCGGCCGCGGCCCGGGACGAGGTTCGGGGGCTGTTGGAAAAGGCCCGGGCGCCCCTGGAGCGGGCGAAGGAGGCGGTGCGTGCCTGGGGTGAGGCGCCGCCCCTGCCCCGGCCGCCGGCGGTGCCCGAGGTGCCCCGGGACGAGGAGGGAACGGGGCTCAACCGGGTCCAAGAGCTGTGTGAGGAGGGGGCGTTCCTGGTGGGACAGCTGCGGGACTCGGTGGCCGAGGCGGCCGACGAGATGGGCCGCCGGCTGGGCGGGGCGGCCCGGGCCGCGGCCGCCCTGCGGGCGCTGGCGGACCAGGGGGAGGCGCAGGGATGAGGAGCCTCCGGGTACGCATAACCGCGGCCGTGGCCGCCGTTCTCCTGCTGGGCAGCGGCACGGCCTTCGTGTGGTACGCCGTCCACCGATATCAGGGGGTGGAGGCCGAGTCGGTCCACTACGGCCGGTCCCTGGCCGACGGGCTGGCCGGCGCGGTGGAGGCGAGCCTGCTTCGGATGGACACGGACCGGTTGGAGGAGACGCTGTCCGCCATGGCCCAGACCGGGCTGTACGACGCCGCGGCCGTGGTGGGCCGGACCGGCCGGATCCTGGCGGCCTTCCCGCCGCTTCCCGACCGGGTGGATCCCATGGCCGAGCCCCGCTGCGCGGGATGCCACGGCCGCCGGCCCCCCCTGCCCTACGAGGAGCTGGACCGGTCGGTGGCCGACCGGCCGGTGGTGCGGGTGTTCCGCGCCATCGCCAACGGTCCCGCGTGCCAGGGCTGCCACCCCGCGTCGGACCGGGTCCTGGGGTATCTGTTCCTGGACGCATCGGTGGCGAGCCCGTACTCCCGGCTGCTCCGGGAGGCCTGGACCGTGCTGGCGGCCGGTGCCGGGACCATCGCGGTGGTGGTGCTGGGGGTGTACGGGGTGTTGCGCTTCCTCCTCACCAAGAGGATGGAGCGGCTCGAGGAGATGGTGGACCGGTTCGAGGCCGGCCTGCCGTTGGAGGACCCGGAGGAGGAGCCCTCGGACGAGCTCGGCCGCATCGGTGCGGCCCTTTGCCGGGCCGCCCAGCGCAGGCGGGCGGTCCTGGCCGAGGTCTCGTCCCTGGCGGCCACCCTGCGGGAGCGGGGGGTGGAGGTTCAGCTGGCCCTGAGCCGTCTGCGCGAGGGGGTGGAGCGGGGCAAAGGGGTGGCCGGGGCGGTGCTCGCCGCGGTTCAGGGCCTGGACGAGGCGCTGGAGGAGACCCGCTCCCACCTGGACGCGATCGCCTCGTCCACCAGCGACAACTCCACGAGCCTGGTGGAGATGTCCGCCAGCATCGACGAGGTGGCCGGCAGCGCCGACGAGCTGGCCCAGCAGGTCTCGGCAACGGCCGCGAGCGTGCTCCAGATGGTCCAGTCCATCGGCGAGGTGGCCGAGAACGTGGAGGGCCTGGCCCGGGAGACCGAGGCCACGGTCTCGTCGATGAGCCAGATCGAGGCCTCCACCCGCCAGATCGAACGCAGCGCCCGGGACGCGGCAGGGTTGGGGGTGCGGGTGTCCGAGGCGGCCGAGGAAGGGGTGCGGGCCGTGGAGGCCACCCTCGAGGGGATCCACGACTCCTACCAGGTCATCCAGGACACGGCCCGGATCACCGGGGACCTGGCCGAGGCCAGCCGGAGCATCCAGAGGGTGGTGAAGATCATCAACGAGATCAACGACAAGACCAAGCTCCTGGCCCTGAACGCCGCCATCATCGCCGCCCAGGCCGGGGAGCACGGCCGCAGCTTCGCCGTGGTGGCCCACGAGATCCAGGGGCTGTCCGACCGCACGGCCGCGAGCACCGGCGAGATCTTCCGGATCGTGCGGGGCATCCAGGAGCAGGCCGAGGCGGCCAACGAGGCCGTGGCCCGAGGCCAGTCCGCCACCGCCCGCAGCGTGGAGCTGGCCGAGAGGGCCGGCCAGGCCCTCCGGCACATCCTGGACACGGCCCGCACCGCGAGCCGGATGAACCAGCAGATCCTCGAGGCCACCGAGGAGCAGGCCCGGGGCAGCCAGAACGTGGTGGGCTCGATGCAGCAGGTGGCGGCCATGGTGGAGCACATCCGCCAGGCCGCACGGGAGCACCGAGAGAGCGGGGACCTGGTGGGCCAGTCCACCGAGATCATGCGCAACCTCACCGAGCAGGTGAAGCTGGCCACGGCCGAGCAGGCCGAGGTGAGCCGGTACATCTCGGACGCCATCTCCGCCATCGACCGGAACCTGCAGGACCTGCTGGGGGCCGTGGCCAGGGAGCGGGAGGAGACCGAGCGGATCCTCGGCCACATGCATGAGCTGCGGGCCCGCAGCGGGGAACAGGAGTCCGGGGTGGAGGAGGTGGAGACGGTCATCCGCGAGCTCCAGACCCAAATCGACGGCCTGGAGCGCAGGGCCCAGGCCCTCCTGGGCGGACGGGGGGCGACGGCGTGAGGAAGGCCCGGATCCTGGTGGTGGACGACAGCCCCTACGTGCGGCGGTTCTTGCGGGAAGCGCTGGAGCCCGAGCCGTGGGTGGCGGCAGTCGAGGGAGCCACCAACGGCCAGACCGCCCTGGCCAAGGCCCTGCACGCGCCCCCGGACCTGGTGACCCTCGACCTCCACATGCCGGTCATGGATGGATTCACCTTCCTGCGGCTGTTCCGGGCCCGGTTTCGGGCGCCGGTGCTGGTGGTCAGCTCCCACGCCGACCTGGAGAACGTGGAGCGGGCCATGGAGCTGGGAGCCAACGGCTTCATCTCGAAGCCCGAGGATCCCTACCGGAACCTGGACGCCATCGTCGAGGAGGTGAGGGCCAAGGCCCGCAACGCCTTGGAGCTGCGGGTCCCCCGGGCCGAGGACGGGGGGGCGGGCCGAGGCCGGCACCCGCCCCCCCGGGACTTCCCGGTGATCGCGATCGGCGCCTCGTCCGGGGGCCCCCCGGGGCTCCAGTACCTGCTCTCGGCGCTGCCCCCCACCCCCCTTGCCGCGGTGCTGATCGCCCAGCACATGCCCGCGGGGTTCACCGAGGCGTTCGCCAAGCGGCTGGACCGGGTGCTGCCGTTTCCGGTGCGGGAGGGCAGGGAAGGGGCGGCGGTGGGCCCCGGAGAGGTGTGGATCGCGCCGGGGGGGCGGCACCTGACCGTGGACCCCGGGGGGCGGCTGCGGCTGGAGGACGGGGCCCAGAGCCTGTACAGCCCCAGCGTGGACCGGCTGTTCGAGACCGCGGCCGCGGCGTTCGGGGCCCGCCTCACCGCGGTGGTGCTCACGGGAATGGGCCGGGACGGGGCGGCCGGGGTGGAGGCGGTGAAGGCGGCGGGGGGGGCGGTGATCGCCGAGTCGGAGAACACCGCGGTGATCCACGGTATGCCCCGTCAGGCCGCCGCCACGGGGTGTGTGGACGAGGTGCTGTCCCTGCCCGAGATCTCGTTGCGGCTGCTGGAGCTCGCCCGGGGGGAACCCCTCACCGGATCCACAGCCCTCGGGTGAACCGGGGGTCGGGAACCTCGTCCGGGGCCAGGTGGCCGAACTCCTCCTCCAGCAGCCCGAAGCACTCCAACACGAACTCCCGCAGGAACATCCGGTCGGTCCCCGACAGGGGCAGCAGCAGCTCCACCCACTCCACCGAGGCGTCGGCCAGGCTGGGCTTCACCCGGCGGGGCGGCCGGTCCTCCTCCCACACCTTTGCCAGACCCTCCCGGGCCCGTCGGCGGGGAATCGGGGCGAACCGGAACCCCCGGTCGAGGGCCGCGTTCACGAGCGAGGTGAGGAACACGGTCGAGGTCTTCAGGTGCTCCGGCTCCAGGTCCCGCAGGGCCTCCTTGCAGTCGTCGAGCCGCAGATCCACCACCGACAGCAGGAACCGCCCCAGGAACTCCGCCTTGTCCACGGCCCGGCTCGCCCGGTCCACCTCCGACACGGCGCGAAACTCGCGGTAGACCGGGGCGGCCTCGTCCCCGGCGTACCACAGGGGGTGGGGCCGCAGCAGGCCGTCCAGGATCTCGCCCAGGGGCGGGTCGAGGAACAGCAGCCGCTCCTTGTGCCCCTCGGGCCAGCCCCGGCGGAACACGTGGCGGGCCCGGTTCCGGGCGGCCGCGATCCGGGTCCAACCCACCCGGAACAGGTGCTGGAGCCAGTGGCGCTCCAGCAGCCGGGCCGCGGCCTCCTCGTCGGGGCCGGCCAGGGCCTCGAGCCCGATCGCCAGGTACCCCGCCACCTTGGCCAGGGCCCGGCCGTAGCTCTCCATCCTGTCCAGGTCCAGGCGGTCCGCCACCATCACCCGGTTCGTCAAGGTGGCCAGCTCCAGCTGGATCGACTCGGCCGCGGCCGGGTCCCGCACCCGGCCCAGGGCCCTCACCACCAGGTCGGGCGCCACCGAAGGGGCCGCGATGGGATAGCGGGGGGCGGCCTCGGGCTCGCCGTCGGGGTCCGGCGTGGGCGGCCCCCCCCGCACCGGCAGCTCCCGGGCGGAGGTCACCTCCATGGGCACGTACACCTCCATGGCCTCGTCCCACTCCGGAAACCCCCGCATGGCCAGCCGCCGCACCCGCTCCTGGTACACGTGCTCCTCGAGCTCCGAGTCCACCTCGCCCAGCAGGGCCTCCATGAGTCGGAGGTACCGGTCCGGATCGGCCTGCCGGAGCACCCCGAGGACGGTCTTGACCAGGTCCTCGTGCTCGGCCGCGCAACGCACGTAGTAGAACCCGTCCACCGTGATCGGGGCCCGGCCGGGCAGATCCTGGAACGGATCCTCGTCCGGTTCGTGGGGCCGGACCACCCGCACCACCCGGCCCAGGTAGAGGGTGAGGTCCGCCAGGTCCAGCTGCCGGAGCCACCGGGCCAGGGGGGCCTCGCCGCACGAGGCCAGGAGCCGGAGCCAGGGCACGACCCGGCCCGGCCGCACCCGGTCGCCCTTCCACAGCTCCAGGTCCAGGAAGAACTCCACCTGGTCGGCCCGAGCGTGGGCCAGCACCAGGGGCACGTTGTCCGGGTCCATCTCCTTGAGCGTGAAGTACAGCTCCTCCGGGGGCAGCAGGGCCACCACGGCCGCCAGCCGCGGGGTGGCCAGCAGACGCTCCTCGCGGGCCTCGCCCCGGAGGCTCAAGATCTCGTCGATCTCCCGGCGAAGCGGGGTGGCGATCACCTGCCCCCGCCGGGCAGGGGTCTGGACTTCCGACATGCAATCCTCTTGACGGCAGGGCGGCGGAAGGGGGCCGCCGCCCGGTTCGTGTTCTTGGGGCCGGGCGGAAGCGTAACACGGGGCCGCAACGGCCGACCAGAGCCGGTTGCCGGCCCGCGGCGAACCCGGTACGATCGCGGCCCCAAACCTTCACCGGCCCGGGACGAGACCGGGCCCAGGAGGGCGTGCGACGTGATGGGAACGGCGAGGAGATTGCGGACTCTTTCGTTGCCCCGGCGGGCCGCGTGGGCCCTGGCGATCTGCCTGGTGGCCGCCGCCACGGCCGCGGCCAACCCCGGGGGCTCCCTCGAGGGCCGGGTGCAGGAGCACCGCCTGGCGAACGGGCTCACCGTGCTGGCCCTGCGGCGGGGGGTGGCACCGGTGGTGAGCCTGCAGATGACCTTCCGGGTCGGCGGGGTGGACGAGCCGTCGGGCTACACCGGCATGGCCCACCTGCTGGAGCACCTCCTGTTCAAGGGAACCCGGACCCTGGGAACCCGGGACTGGCAGAGGGAGGAGCCCCTGCTGCGGCAGATCGAGCGGGTGGGGCGGGCCCTGGACCGGGAACGGCGCAAGGGGGACCGGGCCGACCCCCAGGAGGTCGAGCGCCTGCGGGCGGAGCTCCGGCGGCTGCAGGAGGAGCACCGGTCGCTGGTGCTCAAGGACGAGATCGACGCCATCTACACCCGCAACGGGGCCGTGGGGTTCAACGCGTTCACCAGCTCGGACCTCACCAGCTACATCGTGAGCCTGCCTTCGAACCGGCTGGAGCTGTGGGCCCGGATCGAGTCGGAGCGGATGCGCGACCCGGTGCTGCGGGAGTACTACGTGGAGCGCGACGTGGTGGTGGAGGAGCGGCGCCAGCGCTACGGGTCGGACCCGGACGGCCGGCTCTACGAGACCCTGCTGTCCACGGCGTTCCGGGCCCACCCCTACCGGGACCCCGTGATCGGCTGGCCGGCCGACCTGGAGACCCTGGACCTGGAGGCCACCCGGCGGTTCTTCCGGGACTACTACGGGCCCGACAACGCCGTGATCGTGGCGGTGGGCGACGTGGACCCCCCCGCCTTCTTCCGGTTGGTGGAGCGGTACTTCGGCGACCTGCCGGCCCGGGGGGTGTCGCGCCGGCCGATCACCCGGGAGCCCCCCCAGCAGGGGCCCCGGCGGGCCGAGGTGTGGTTCGACGCCGAGCCCCGGCTGGTGGTGGCGTTCCATAAGCCCACCCTGCCCCACCGGGACGACTACGTGTTCGACGTGATCGAGGCCGTGCTGACCGACGGCCGAAGCTCGCGGCTGGTGCGCGAGCTGGTGGACCGGCAGCGGGTGGCCGCCTCGGTGAGCGCGGCCAACGGGCTGCCGGGCGCCCGGTACCCCAATCTGTTCGCGGTGTTCCTGACCCCGCTGCAGGGGGTGGGCGTGGACGAGGCCGAGCGGGCGCTCCTGGCCGAGCTGGACCGGCTGGGCCGGGAGCCGCCCACCCCCGAGGAGCTGGAGCGGGTGCTTCGCCGGCTCGAGGCCTCGCGGGTGCGTAGCCTGCTGTCCAACTCGGGGCTGGCACGGCGGCTCGCCTACTTCCAGGCTCTGACCGGCGACTGGCGCTACATCG
This is a stretch of genomic DNA from Deferrisoma camini S3R1. It encodes these proteins:
- a CDS encoding methyl-accepting chemotaxis protein, giving the protein MKGSDVRWWAAGGVLGAVCAGAGAVVGPWAAVGALVVGAGMAARWNRITRDAVEERERELARAAADPAAERPAWLEDLVTELNRTRQEKVRVETVAAAAQAEAAAAREAGAAEAARLRKAVAEVLGQLEESLGNGGEENPCHALDPILSDLTAHAEEQRANVERSVQTLQEVLAGLGDAARQWADTARALETFASWYREAGHALPTLAAVAEVPAEAPALEELAESVGPAVAGLEACVQRFDRLRQRWDEALAAIGALGEQVQSVGSILNVIEDVTEQTNLLALNAAILAAQAGEHGRGFAVVADEIRDLAERTAESTKEIGSLIEAIQTGSARAVALLDDERGALHEGVGALERAVARTQGWAEAAAAARDEVRGLLEKARAPLERAKEAVRAWGEAPPLPRPPAVPEVPRDEEGTGLNRVQELCEEGAFLVGQLRDSVAEAADEMGRRLGGAARAAAALRALADQGEAQG
- a CDS encoding methyl-accepting chemotaxis protein, whose product is MRSLRVRITAAVAAVLLLGSGTAFVWYAVHRYQGVEAESVHYGRSLADGLAGAVEASLLRMDTDRLEETLSAMAQTGLYDAAAVVGRTGRILAAFPPLPDRVDPMAEPRCAGCHGRRPPLPYEELDRSVADRPVVRVFRAIANGPACQGCHPASDRVLGYLFLDASVASPYSRLLREAWTVLAAGAGTIAVVVLGVYGVLRFLLTKRMERLEEMVDRFEAGLPLEDPEEEPSDELGRIGAALCRAAQRRRAVLAEVSSLAATLRERGVEVQLALSRLREGVERGKGVAGAVLAAVQGLDEALEETRSHLDAIASSTSDNSTSLVEMSASIDEVAGSADELAQQVSATAASVLQMVQSIGEVAENVEGLARETEATVSSMSQIEASTRQIERSARDAAGLGVRVSEAAEEGVRAVEATLEGIHDSYQVIQDTARITGDLAEASRSIQRVVKIINEINDKTKLLALNAAIIAAQAGEHGRSFAVVAHEIQGLSDRTAASTGEIFRIVRGIQEQAEAANEAVARGQSATARSVELAERAGQALRHILDTARTASRMNQQILEATEEQARGSQNVVGSMQQVAAMVEHIRQAAREHRESGDLVGQSTEIMRNLTEQVKLATAEQAEVSRYISDAISAIDRNLQDLLGAVAREREETERILGHMHELRARSGEQESGVEEVETVIRELQTQIDGLERRAQALLGGRGATA
- a CDS encoding chemotaxis protein CheB, with product MRKARILVVDDSPYVRRFLREALEPEPWVAAVEGATNGQTALAKALHAPPDLVTLDLHMPVMDGFTFLRLFRARFRAPVLVVSSHADLENVERAMELGANGFISKPEDPYRNLDAIVEEVRAKARNALELRVPRAEDGGAGRGRHPPPRDFPVIAIGASSGGPPGLQYLLSALPPTPLAAVLIAQHMPAGFTEAFAKRLDRVLPFPVREGREGAAVGPGEVWIAPGGRHLTVDPGGRLRLEDGAQSLYSPSVDRLFETAAAAFGARLTAVVLTGMGRDGAAGVEAVKAAGGAVIAESENTAVIHGMPRQAAATGCVDEVLSLPEISLRLLELARGEPLTGSTALG
- a CDS encoding DUF6178 family protein, which produces MSEVQTPARRGQVIATPLRREIDEILSLRGEAREERLLATPRLAAVVALLPPEELYFTLKEMDPDNVPLVLAHARADQVEFFLDLELWKGDRVRPGRVVPWLRLLASCGEAPLARWLRQLDLADLTLYLGRVVRVVRPHEPDEDPFQDLPGRAPITVDGFYYVRCAAEHEDLVKTVLGVLRQADPDRYLRLMEALLGEVDSELEEHVYQERVRRLAMRGFPEWDEAMEVYVPMEVTSARELPVRGGPPTPDPDGEPEAAPRYPIAAPSVAPDLVVRALGRVRDPAAAESIQLELATLTNRVMVADRLDLDRMESYGRALAKVAGYLAIGLEALAGPDEEAAARLLERHWLQHLFRVGWTRIAAARNRARHVFRRGWPEGHKERLLFLDPPLGEILDGLLRPHPLWYAGDEAAPVYREFRAVSEVDRASRAVDKAEFLGRFLLSVVDLRLDDCKEALRDLEPEHLKTSTVFLTSLVNAALDRGFRFAPIPRRRAREGLAKVWEEDRPPRRVKPSLADASVEWVELLLPLSGTDRMFLREFVLECFGLLEEEFGHLAPDEVPDPRFTRGLWIR
- a CDS encoding M16 family metallopeptidase, giving the protein MPRRAAWALAICLVAAATAAANPGGSLEGRVQEHRLANGLTVLALRRGVAPVVSLQMTFRVGGVDEPSGYTGMAHLLEHLLFKGTRTLGTRDWQREEPLLRQIERVGRALDRERRKGDRADPQEVERLRAELRRLQEEHRSLVLKDEIDAIYTRNGAVGFNAFTSSDLTSYIVSLPSNRLELWARIESERMRDPVLREYYVERDVVVEERRQRYGSDPDGRLYETLLSTAFRAHPYRDPVIGWPADLETLDLEATRRFFRDYYGPDNAVIVAVGDVDPPAFFRLVERYFGDLPARGVSRRPITREPPQQGPRRAEVWFDAEPRLVVAFHKPTLPHRDDYVFDVIEAVLTDGRSSRLVRELVDRQRVAASVSAANGLPGARYPNLFAVFLTPLQGVGVDEAERALLAELDRLGREPPTPEELERVLRRLEASRVRSLLSNSGLARRLAYFQALTGDWRYIEEHPRVLRTITPDEVAAVARRYLTPQNRTVVVLRPRPEEDR